A stretch of Myroides oncorhynchi DNA encodes these proteins:
- a CDS encoding NADPH-dependent assimilatory sulfite reductase hemoprotein subunit — protein sequence MNQDKLSPIEGIKQKSDGLRGTLSQSLHDNHTGNVRPDDEALIKFHGMYVQDDRDRRQERAEKKLDKLYSFMIRLRIPGGVISSKQWLAIHEISELYGTGVLKITTRQTIQLHGLLKHQLSDTIQGFLLAKLDAIAACGDVNRNVICSSHPQVSAVFEQIHNYADKISKMLLPKTQSYYEVWIDNQKVYDRSVESDPLYQDKYLPRKFKIAIAIPPTNDVDVFANDIGLIAIVEDEKLIGFNIAIGGGLSTTHGNEHTYSRLATIIGFSDNEQDIMKLIYEVLTIQRDYGNRADRKLARLKYTIDRLGVESFVTELEKRAQVKLQVPRAYEFTERNDRYGWQQAHDKKWYYTLFVENGVVATYQKEFLHDLSKLCVSDFKFTCNQNLILGEIDQEDKWLVERLITKYKIELQNSKLRESSMSCVAMPTCPLALAEAQRYLPELVTKIEPLLEKHHLTDQEISIRMTGCPNGCGRSYLAEIGFVGTASQEYNLMLGGDRYGTRLNKLYKSKLKEQDILTELDSLFNLYKKEAIDKETFGDFTHRKFFV from the coding sequence ATGAATCAAGATAAACTTTCTCCCATAGAGGGAATTAAACAAAAAAGTGATGGTTTACGTGGTACTCTTTCTCAGAGTCTGCACGATAACCATACTGGTAATGTACGACCTGATGATGAGGCTTTAATTAAGTTTCATGGGATGTATGTACAGGATGATCGGGATAGAAGACAAGAAAGAGCTGAAAAGAAGTTAGATAAGCTTTACTCCTTTATGATTCGTCTTCGCATACCAGGTGGTGTAATCTCTAGTAAACAATGGCTAGCAATTCACGAGATATCTGAACTTTATGGAACAGGTGTTTTAAAGATTACAACCAGACAAACCATTCAGCTTCATGGATTATTAAAACATCAATTAAGTGATACGATCCAAGGATTTTTACTTGCAAAGTTAGATGCTATTGCAGCTTGTGGGGATGTTAATCGAAATGTTATTTGTAGTTCACATCCACAGGTATCTGCTGTTTTTGAACAGATTCATAACTATGCCGATAAGATATCTAAGATGCTTTTGCCTAAGACGCAGTCTTACTATGAGGTGTGGATTGATAATCAGAAGGTTTATGATAGATCAGTTGAGTCGGACCCACTTTATCAAGATAAATATCTTCCTAGGAAATTTAAGATAGCTATTGCTATTCCTCCTACCAATGATGTGGATGTATTTGCCAATGATATAGGTTTAATTGCCATAGTTGAAGATGAAAAATTAATAGGATTTAATATAGCTATTGGTGGAGGCCTATCAACAACCCATGGTAATGAGCATACTTATTCAAGACTTGCTACTATTATAGGTTTTTCGGATAATGAGCAAGATATTATGAAACTTATCTATGAAGTACTTACAATACAAAGAGATTATGGCAATCGCGCTGATAGAAAGTTAGCTCGTTTAAAATATACTATTGATAGATTAGGAGTGGAGAGTTTTGTGACAGAACTAGAAAAAAGAGCTCAAGTAAAACTACAAGTTCCTAGAGCATATGAATTTACTGAGCGCAATGATAGATATGGTTGGCAACAAGCCCATGATAAAAAATGGTATTATACGCTATTTGTTGAAAATGGAGTAGTAGCTACGTATCAGAAGGAGTTTTTACACGACTTATCTAAGTTATGTGTTTCGGACTTTAAGTTTACTTGTAACCAAAACCTAATTTTGGGTGAAATCGATCAAGAGGACAAATGGTTAGTAGAAAGACTGATCACAAAGTACAAGATAGAGTTGCAAAACAGCAAGTTAAGAGAGAGTTCTATGTCATGTGTAGCTATGCCTACTTGTCCATTAGCCTTAGCAGAGGCACAGCGATATTTACCTGAATTAGTTACAAAAATAGAGCCGCTATTAGAAAAACACCACTTGACTGACCAAGAGATAAGTATCCGTATGACAGGATGCCCTAATGGCTGTGGTCGTTCATACTTAGCAGAAATAGGTTTTGTAGGTACTGCCTCACAGGAATATAATTTAATGCTAGGAGGTGATCGTTATGGCACAAGATTAAATAAATTATATAAATCAAAACTAAAAGAACAAGATATCTTAACAGAATTAGATAGCTTATTTAACCTTTACAAGAAAGAGGCAATAGACAAAGAAACTTTTGGGGATTTTACCCATAGAAAGTTTTTTGTCTGA
- a CDS encoding TSUP family transporter has protein sequence MKNTLFPIFLKTNTFHFLIVGGGNVGLEKTRTLLKQNELTKITVVSNEFKSEFYNLESAYSHLELKQRSFLVEDLNYTDLVVIATNDPILNQEIKTLANSKKLLVNAADQPELCDFYLGSIVTKGELKIAISTNGKSPVLARRLREYLEQEMPDSIGESIANLNAYRNTHKGNLRQKLDSLNKVTSVIVERDHQKKQLLTKVFRLTSIVLIFLLGYTFSNYVTINDIKIGLGSMPSEFYYVLAVGFFAQLVDGALGLGYGMTSASAMMAMGLSLPTISGSIHTAEMFSSAVSGYTHYRFKNVNKKLLLWLSIPGVIGAILGSLFVIYIGSEYEYIAYPFVALYLMIIAIRLISLALRNSVIRKKVKYVGLLGFSGGFFDAFGGGGWGPIVTSTLLTKGRQTKYVVGTVSLAEFFVTFAASMVFFSKLGFGYWYIFLGLALGGVLAAPLGARLAGRLPKRIAYILVGLLVFIASLRIVFKFL, from the coding sequence ATGAAAAACACATTGTTTCCAATATTTTTAAAAACAAATACCTTTCACTTTTTAATTGTTGGTGGAGGAAATGTTGGATTAGAGAAAACTAGAACACTTTTAAAACAAAACGAGCTTACTAAAATCACTGTTGTTTCCAATGAATTTAAATCGGAATTCTATAATTTAGAAAGTGCTTATTCTCATTTAGAATTAAAACAAAGAAGCTTTTTGGTAGAAGACTTAAACTATACTGATCTAGTTGTGATTGCTACAAACGATCCAATATTAAATCAAGAAATAAAGACTTTAGCTAATAGTAAAAAACTATTGGTAAATGCAGCAGACCAGCCCGAGTTGTGTGATTTTTACTTGGGATCTATTGTTACAAAAGGAGAGCTTAAAATTGCTATTTCTACCAATGGTAAGTCTCCTGTTTTAGCACGTCGATTAAGAGAGTATCTAGAACAAGAAATGCCTGATAGCATTGGAGAGAGTATCGCTAATTTAAATGCATACCGCAATACTCATAAAGGAAACTTACGACAAAAATTAGATAGTTTAAACAAAGTCACTTCTGTTATTGTAGAGAGAGATCATCAAAAAAAACAATTGCTCACCAAGGTGTTTCGCCTAACTAGTATAGTTCTAATTTTCTTGTTAGGATATACCTTCTCTAATTATGTCACAATAAATGATATAAAAATTGGACTAGGGTCTATGCCATCAGAATTTTACTATGTTTTAGCTGTTGGTTTTTTTGCCCAACTAGTTGATGGGGCTTTAGGATTAGGTTATGGTATGACTTCTGCTTCAGCTATGATGGCTATGGGACTTAGTTTGCCAACTATCTCTGGAAGTATTCACACGGCTGAGATGTTTTCTAGTGCGGTCTCAGGGTACACACATTACAGATTTAAAAACGTCAATAAAAAGTTATTGCTTTGGCTGAGTATTCCAGGGGTTATAGGAGCAATATTAGGCTCGTTATTTGTGATTTACATAGGTAGTGAGTATGAGTATATCGCCTATCCTTTTGTAGCCTTATATCTTATGATTATAGCCATTAGACTTATTAGTTTGGCTTTGCGCAACTCAGTTATTAGAAAGAAAGTCAAATATGTTGGGTTATTAGGTTTTTCTGGAGGCTTTTTCGATGCCTTTGGAGGAGGAGGTTGGGGCCCTATAGTTACCTCAACACTTTTAACCAAGGGAAGACAAACCAAATATGTAGTAGGAACAGTGTCATTAGCCGAGTTCTTTGTGACTTTTGCCGCATCAATGGTCTTTTTCTCAAAGTTAGGTTTTGGCTATTGGTATATATTTCTTGGATTAGCTCTTGGTGGGGTTCTTGCAGCTCCTTTAGGCGCCAGGTTAGCAGGGCGTTTACCTAAACGTATTGCATACATTCTTGTAGGATTATTAGTATTTATAGCTAGCCTTAGAATTGTATTTAAGTTTCTTTAA
- a CDS encoding MarR family winged helix-turn-helix transcriptional regulator, which translates to MKDSLELENQVCFPIYALAKEIISQYRPYLEALDITYPQYLVLMVLWKEKEQTVGQLGEKVFLDSGTLTPLLKRMEQKQMVVRTRSLEDERVVKLSLTAKGISLKEKAKDIPQRLMESMQVTEQEIIELKNIVTKILNKQK; encoded by the coding sequence ATGAAAGATTCATTAGAACTTGAAAATCAGGTTTGTTTTCCTATATATGCTCTTGCTAAAGAGATTATTAGTCAATATCGTCCTTATTTGGAAGCCCTTGATATTACGTATCCCCAATATTTAGTGCTTATGGTATTGTGGAAAGAGAAAGAACAAACAGTAGGGCAGTTGGGAGAGAAAGTCTTTTTAGATAGTGGAACGTTAACACCACTATTAAAGAGAATGGAACAAAAACAGATGGTAGTTAGAACAAGGAGCCTAGAGGATGAACGTGTTGTGAAATTATCTTTAACAGCAAAGGGGATTTCTTTAAAAGAAAAAGCCAAAGATATCCCACAGCGATTAATGGAATCTATGCAAGTAACAGAACAAGAAATTATAGAGTTAAAAAATATAGTAACCAAAATATTAAATAAGCAAAAATGA
- a CDS encoding organic hydroperoxide resistance protein, with product MKELYQIGATATGGRNGHVKSDNGILDLQVRMPKALGGSSDDYTNPEMLFAAGYSACFDSALNLVIKQNKITTEETSVTAKVTIGQLEDGGFGLTAELHANIPGVTLEQAQKLIESAHQICPYSNATRGNMQVKLTVSNN from the coding sequence ATGAAAGAATTATATCAAATAGGGGCTACAGCTACCGGAGGTAGAAATGGCCATGTAAAAAGTGACAATGGAATTTTAGATTTGCAAGTTCGCATGCCAAAAGCATTGGGAGGAAGCAGCGATGATTATACTAACCCAGAAATGCTTTTTGCCGCAGGTTACTCAGCTTGCTTTGACAGTGCACTTAATTTAGTGATTAAACAAAATAAAATTACAACAGAAGAAACATCAGTTACAGCTAAAGTAACAATAGGGCAATTAGAAGATGGAGGATTTGGTCTTACCGCTGAGTTGCACGCCAACATACCAGGAGTCACTCTAGAGCAAGCTCAAAAACTTATTGAAAGTGCTCATCAAATTTGTCCATATTCTAATGCAACGCGTGGGAATATGCAAGTGAAGCTAACAGTTTCAAATAACTAA
- a CDS encoding DUF1304 domain-containing protein, with product MLFIVSTVLTCLVIIEHLYIVWMEMFAWETAGKKTFGKSLAPDLFKPTKALAANQGLYNGFLVIGLLWSFLIEDSMWSVDIRLFFLGCVGMAGIFGGITASKKIFFIQGVPALLAIVFLIISK from the coding sequence ATGTTATTTATAGTATCAACTGTTCTAACTTGTTTAGTCATAATAGAGCATCTTTACATTGTTTGGATGGAGATGTTTGCTTGGGAAACAGCAGGTAAAAAGACCTTTGGTAAATCACTAGCACCGGATTTATTTAAACCAACAAAAGCCTTAGCAGCTAATCAAGGATTATACAATGGTTTTTTGGTTATTGGCTTACTATGGTCATTTTTAATAGAAGATTCGATGTGGAGTGTAGACATTAGATTGTTCTTTTTAGGTTGTGTTGGTATGGCTGGAATATTTGGAGGAATAACTGCCTCTAAAAAGATATTTTTTATTCAGGGAGTTCCTGCACTTTTAGCCATTGTATTTTTAATAATTTCAAAATAA
- a CDS encoding nitroreductase family protein, with the protein MSLIENLNWRHAVKAYDPTKKVSEENIDTIIEAARLAPTSSGLQPFKVIIVRDQGIKEKLAQGALNPECMRDCSHVLIFAAWDTYTTERIDTIYDFTTDQRGLPRGRFESYTNKLKEIYLNQSSDLNFAHAARQTYIALGLALAQAAELRVDSTPAEGFSNQIVDNVLDLHKHGLKSVSLMYVGYADKANDWIAPMKKVRVPKEEFTMEF; encoded by the coding sequence ATGTCATTAATAGAGAATTTAAATTGGAGACATGCAGTAAAAGCATATGATCCAACAAAAAAAGTAAGTGAAGAAAATATAGATACAATTATTGAAGCGGCAAGACTTGCTCCAACTTCTTCTGGACTTCAGCCCTTTAAGGTTATTATTGTCAGAGATCAGGGTATAAAAGAAAAATTAGCTCAGGGAGCTTTAAATCCAGAGTGTATGAGAGACTGTTCTCATGTATTAATCTTTGCAGCTTGGGATACTTATACAACAGAGAGAATTGATACAATATATGATTTTACCACAGATCAAAGAGGACTGCCAAGAGGAAGATTTGAGAGTTATACAAACAAATTAAAAGAAATTTACTTAAATCAGTCAAGTGATTTAAACTTTGCTCATGCGGCTCGTCAAACTTATATCGCTTTAGGTTTAGCTTTAGCTCAGGCAGCTGAATTAAGAGTAGATTCTACACCAGCAGAAGGCTTTAGTAACCAAATTGTAGATAATGTCTTAGATCTACACAAACATGGTTTAAAAAGCGTTTCCCTAATGTATGTAGGGTATGCTGATAAGGCAAATGATTGGATTGCTCCAATGAAAAAAGTTAGAGTGCCTAAAGAAGAATTTACAATGGAATTCTAA
- a CDS encoding dihydrofolate reductase family protein gives MKVSLIANISINGKVLVSNNPTYQLPKEALIFYLDLAHQIGNLVIGFNTFESFQNSPQEVKDLFKGIEIIVLSNNTHHPIRGYTFVNSPEEVITYMVTKGFTELAIGGGTATFNAFIEKELVTDLYFNINPLFIGGSDILGMQRNLSTQFEIVTHKEHNGFIELHLTKSKS, from the coding sequence ATGAAAGTATCCTTAATCGCAAACATTTCAATCAATGGTAAGGTATTAGTATCAAACAACCCAACGTATCAACTACCTAAAGAAGCCTTAATTTTCTATCTTGATTTAGCACATCAAATTGGAAATTTAGTAATAGGTTTCAACACCTTTGAAAGCTTTCAAAATTCTCCTCAAGAGGTTAAAGACCTTTTTAAAGGAATAGAAATAATTGTACTCTCTAATAATACACATCACCCAATAAGAGGTTACACCTTTGTTAATAGTCCTGAAGAAGTGATAACCTATATGGTTACAAAAGGATTTACAGAATTAGCTATTGGTGGTGGAACTGCTACCTTTAACGCCTTTATAGAGAAAGAACTCGTGACTGATCTTTATTTCAATATCAATCCCTTGTTTATTGGAGGTAGTGACATTCTAGGAATGCAAAGAAATTTAAGTACACAGTTTGAAATTGTAACTCATAAGGAGCACAATGGATTTATTGAGTTGCATCTAACTAAATCTAAAAGCTAA
- a CDS encoding winged helix-turn-helix transcriptional regulator, translating to MAITNNDKVSKETILALRDAIELLSGKWKFCILNNLRTNGVMRFKDLQEHAKGISPKVLSRELQELEDNLLIIRTVNSTKPITVSYSLTEHALESYPVLESLIEFGQKHRNKIKDK from the coding sequence ATGGCAATAACAAACAACGATAAAGTATCCAAGGAAACAATTTTGGCACTAAGAGATGCTATTGAATTACTTAGTGGAAAGTGGAAGTTTTGTATTCTTAATAATCTACGTACTAATGGAGTAATGAGATTTAAAGATTTGCAAGAACACGCTAAGGGAATTTCTCCTAAGGTATTATCTAGAGAGCTGCAGGAGTTGGAAGATAATCTATTAATTATTAGAACGGTTAATTCTACCAAACCAATTACAGTATCTTATAGTCTTACTGAGCACGCTTTAGAGAGTTATCCCGTTTTAGAATCTTTAATAGAATTTGGCCAAAAGCATAGAAATAAAATTAAAGATAAATAG
- a CDS encoding Fur family transcriptional regulator, translated as MKQTRNTQAKTEIVKLIENSEVALSHAEILATLNGICDRVTIYRVLDRLTEQGIIHKIATVEGTIKYAICQHCTIEKHNHNHIHFTCERCLNTTCLTEVEPSFILPKNYKIKSVNFTISGICPECN; from the coding sequence ATGAAACAAACTAGAAATACACAGGCTAAAACTGAAATAGTAAAACTGATTGAAAATTCAGAAGTTGCTTTATCACATGCAGAGATACTTGCTACATTAAATGGAATCTGTGATAGAGTAACTATCTATAGAGTACTTGATCGCCTAACTGAACAGGGGATTATTCATAAAATAGCGACTGTAGAAGGCACAATAAAATATGCTATTTGTCAGCATTGTACAATAGAAAAGCACAACCATAACCACATTCACTTTACCTGTGAACGATGCCTAAATACTACTTGTCTTACAGAAGTAGAACCTTCATTTATATTGCCTAAAAACTATAAAATAAAGTCTGTTAATTTTACTATATCTGGTATTTGTCCAGAGTGTAATTAA
- a CDS encoding NAD(P)/FAD-dependent oxidoreductase, which translates to MTYKDQYDVIIVGGSYAGLSAAMALGRLLKSVLIIDSGLPCNRQTPHSHNFITQDGQTPLAIANKAKEQVLAYQTVSFYQGLVVSGKEIATGFEIKTDSNDIFKSKKLIFATGVKDIMPDIKGIGACWGISVIHCPFCHGYEFKDKKTAILANSDKAVHVASLVSNLTNDTTILTNGAKEFTLEQQAKLERNNISVIESPITEVKHKKGYLESVVFNDNSKLDLQAMYAAVAFEQHCMIPKQLGCELTETGYIKIDAFQKTSIDGIYACGDNTNMFRSVSAAVASGSLAGAMVVKELTDELF; encoded by the coding sequence ATGACATATAAAGATCAATATGATGTAATTATTGTTGGAGGAAGTTACGCTGGACTTTCTGCAGCAATGGCACTAGGACGTTTATTAAAATCTGTTTTAATCATTGATAGTGGTTTGCCATGTAATAGACAAACACCACACTCGCATAACTTTATTACCCAAGATGGGCAAACGCCTCTTGCAATAGCTAATAAAGCAAAAGAGCAGGTTTTAGCCTATCAAACTGTATCATTTTACCAAGGATTAGTCGTATCAGGTAAAGAGATAGCAACTGGCTTTGAAATTAAAACAGATTCAAATGATATTTTTAAAAGTAAGAAGTTAATCTTTGCTACAGGAGTTAAAGATATTATGCCTGATATTAAGGGAATAGGGGCTTGTTGGGGTATATCAGTTATTCATTGTCCCTTTTGTCATGGATATGAATTTAAAGATAAGAAAACGGCTATTTTGGCTAATTCAGACAAGGCAGTTCATGTAGCTTCTTTAGTTAGTAATTTAACCAATGATACTACCATATTAACTAATGGAGCAAAAGAGTTTACTTTAGAACAACAAGCTAAATTAGAACGAAATAATATTTCAGTGATTGAAAGCCCAATTACAGAAGTTAAACACAAAAAGGGGTATCTTGAATCAGTTGTTTTTAATGATAACTCCAAATTAGATTTGCAAGCTATGTACGCAGCTGTAGCTTTTGAGCAGCATTGTATGATACCAAAACAGTTGGGGTGTGAGCTAACAGAGACAGGTTATATTAAGATTGATGCTTTTCAAAAAACAAGTATAGATGGCATATATGCTTGTGGTGATAATACCAACATGTTTCGATCAGTATCAGCTGCAGTAGCAAGTGGATCTCTGGCTGGGGCTATGGTTGTCAAAGAACTTACTGATGAGCTATTTTAA
- a CDS encoding SDR family oxidoreductase has product MIQTILITGASSGLGKETAKLFASKGWRVIATMRQPEKETELNQLPNVHLLKLDLTNPSQIIDAAKKAEEIAPIDVLLNNAAYGLIGPFEGITDNQLSQQINTNFLGTLLVTKAFLPYFRARKQGTILTVTSSTANISYPFVSVYAATKSALQNWTEGMSYELSQFGIKIKTIVPAYMQTSFGSNAQIASHPDYETLFNQYLTAMKQDSSATRDVPEDIAAVIYQTVIEDKDQLHYTAGDLATKEYDWLKEEGIEKVMSTMQKRYF; this is encoded by the coding sequence ATGATACAAACAATTTTAATAACAGGAGCCTCTTCTGGTTTAGGAAAAGAAACAGCTAAATTATTTGCAAGTAAAGGATGGAGAGTAATTGCTACAATGCGTCAGCCTGAAAAAGAAACAGAACTAAATCAATTACCAAATGTTCATTTATTAAAACTAGATCTTACTAATCCTTCTCAGATTATAGATGCAGCAAAAAAAGCAGAAGAAATAGCCCCTATTGATGTGTTACTTAATAATGCCGCTTATGGATTAATTGGTCCTTTTGAAGGAATAACAGATAATCAGTTATCTCAACAAATAAATACTAACTTCTTAGGTACTTTACTTGTTACAAAGGCATTTTTGCCTTATTTCAGAGCTCGTAAACAAGGAACTATCCTAACTGTTACTTCTTCAACAGCAAACATCTCCTACCCTTTTGTTTCGGTTTATGCTGCAACAAAATCAGCTTTACAAAATTGGACGGAAGGAATGAGTTACGAGTTAAGTCAATTTGGAATTAAAATTAAAACCATTGTTCCTGCTTATATGCAAACTAGCTTTGGAAGCAATGCTCAAATCGCTTCACATCCAGATTATGAAACGCTATTTAATCAGTACTTAACAGCAATGAAACAAGATTCAAGTGCTACACGTGACGTGCCTGAAGATATTGCTGCTGTAATCTATCAAACGGTTATAGAAGATAAAGACCAACTTCACTATACAGCTGGTGATCTAGCCACTAAAGAATATGATTGGCTTAAAGAAGAAGGTATTGAAAAAGTGATGAGTACAATGCAAAAACGATACTTTTAA
- a CDS encoding Crp/Fnr family transcriptional regulator: MEKFTEFLCQFDPLTLENIALIQRKAIEYQLNKNHHFIESGKILKQVGFILDGIFRIYYYNDKGQEITKIFLEENHLISNLKENISTENIQAITDCKLLLFSNKDWNEILLEIPRLEHIIQEINRQALVEKLKRVSPLIAQDATTRYLEFLQKYPTLVNRIPLSYIASYLGVTQQSLSRIRKKI; encoded by the coding sequence ATGGAAAAGTTTACCGAATTTTTATGTCAATTTGACCCACTAACCTTAGAAAACATTGCTTTAATTCAAAGAAAGGCAATTGAATATCAATTAAATAAAAACCACCATTTTATTGAATCTGGAAAAATCTTAAAACAGGTAGGTTTTATTTTAGATGGTATCTTTAGAATATATTACTACAACGATAAAGGACAAGAAATAACTAAAATATTCTTAGAAGAAAATCACTTAATTTCAAACCTAAAAGAAAATATTTCTACAGAAAATATACAAGCCATTACAGATTGTAAATTACTTTTGTTTTCAAATAAAGACTGGAATGAAATTCTTTTAGAAATTCCACGTTTAGAGCATATAATTCAAGAAATTAATAGACAGGCTCTTGTTGAAAAACTAAAGCGAGTTAGTCCACTTATTGCTCAAGATGCAACCACTCGATACTTAGAATTTTTACAGAAATACCCAACACTTGTTAATCGTATTCCCCTTTCTTACATTGCTTCATATCTTGGTGTTACTCAGCAATCTTTAAGTAGAATTCGAAAAAAAATATAG
- a CDS encoding zinc-dependent alcohol dehydrogenase family protein, protein MKAAILEEFGPVTNFIIKEVPITKPKFKEVLVKVLATSINPLDYQVRRGDYKNELPLPVITGHDVSGVIVELGQGVENFKVGDQVYYSPEIFNGPGSYAQYHCAHESIIALKPKNISHLQAATLPLAAGTAWEMLVTRVQLKINQTILIHGGAGGVGIPTIQIAKAMGATVFTTAREVHHEFLHELGADYVIDYTKENYIDRINELTNNKGVDVIIDTIGGTTLTDSGKVLSQLGQVVTLVDISQPQNLIEAWGKNATYHFVFTRQNRNKLDELTKLVEQGKLKPIVTKVFSLEDMGKAHDLLETRSIDKDFYGKIVIDIEHQIL, encoded by the coding sequence ATGAAAGCAGCTATATTAGAAGAATTTGGACCCGTTACAAACTTTATAATAAAAGAAGTACCGATAACAAAACCTAAATTTAAAGAAGTACTAGTTAAAGTACTTGCAACCTCAATTAATCCCTTAGATTATCAAGTACGTCGTGGAGATTATAAAAATGAATTACCTCTACCTGTTATCACTGGACACGATGTCTCTGGGGTAATCGTAGAACTTGGTCAGGGAGTTGAAAATTTTAAAGTTGGAGATCAGGTATATTATTCTCCTGAGATTTTCAATGGTCCTGGAAGTTACGCCCAATACCACTGTGCTCATGAGTCTATTATTGCTTTAAAACCAAAAAACATTAGCCATTTACAGGCTGCTACACTACCTTTAGCTGCAGGTACTGCATGGGAAATGCTTGTAACTAGAGTTCAGCTTAAAATCAATCAAACAATCTTAATTCACGGAGGAGCTGGCGGGGTTGGAATACCAACTATTCAAATAGCTAAAGCTATGGGAGCGACAGTCTTTACAACAGCTAGAGAAGTACATCATGAATTCTTACATGAGTTAGGAGCTGACTACGTAATTGATTACACTAAAGAAAACTATATTGATCGCATTAATGAGTTAACCAATAATAAAGGAGTTGATGTTATTATTGATACCATTGGTGGAACTACACTTACTGATAGTGGAAAAGTCTTAAGTCAACTTGGACAAGTAGTTACCCTAGTTGATATTTCTCAGCCTCAAAATCTTATTGAAGCTTGGGGCAAAAATGCAACTTATCACTTTGTATTTACTAGACAAAATAGAAACAAACTAGATGAGTTAACCAAACTTGTGGAACAAGGTAAACTAAAACCTATTGTAACTAAGGTGTTTTCTTTAGAAGACATGGGTAAAGCACATGATTTACTTGAAACAAGATCTATAGATAAAGACTTCTATGGTAAGATTGTCATAGATATTGAGCACCAAATTCTTTAA
- a CDS encoding alpha/beta fold hydrolase: protein MKKTITRLLVATLLTFGVSSNQETYAQSNLISKNQIMENHSVHYRFIKVQGLNIFYREAGNPDKLTLLLLHGYPTSSHMFRNLIPILSKQYHIIAPDLPGFGFSDAPDHKVFDYTFDHLAKVMQSFIEQVQLKQFALYVFDYGAPVGFRLAVNNPEKITGIISQNGNAYEEGLSEEWDPIQRYWRDPSDANRKALYGFVAKEAIWFQYHQGVKDPSLIAPEAYTLDQKFLDRPGNIEIQLDLVKDYKTNVALYPKFQEYFRTYQPKTLLVWGDKDPYFLPEGAKAYKKDLTKATLKFYDTGHFALETHTNEIGLEILEFLNTLSN, encoded by the coding sequence ATGAAAAAAACAATAACAAGATTACTAGTAGCCACATTATTAACCTTTGGTGTTTCTAGTAATCAAGAAACTTACGCTCAATCAAATTTAATTTCAAAAAATCAAATCATGGAAAATCATTCTGTTCATTATCGTTTTATCAAAGTTCAGGGATTAAATATCTTTTATAGGGAAGCAGGAAATCCTGATAAACTTACTCTTCTACTTTTACATGGATATCCTACATCCTCACATATGTTTAGAAACTTAATTCCAATTTTAAGTAAACAATACCACATTATAGCGCCTGACTTACCAGGTTTTGGTTTTTCTGATGCTCCAGATCACAAAGTATTTGACTATACTTTTGATCATCTTGCTAAGGTCATGCAATCTTTTATAGAGCAAGTACAACTAAAACAATTTGCTTTGTATGTATTTGATTATGGTGCTCCTGTTGGGTTTCGATTAGCTGTGAATAACCCTGAGAAAATAACAGGAATTATCTCGCAAAATGGAAATGCCTATGAGGAAGGATTAAGCGAAGAATGGGATCCAATACAGCGCTATTGGCGAGATCCTTCTGATGCTAACCGAAAAGCACTTTATGGTTTTGTTGCTAAAGAAGCAATCTGGTTTCAATATCACCAAGGAGTAAAAGATCCATCTTTAATTGCTCCTGAGGCCTACACTTTAGATCAAAAGTTCTTAGATAGACCAGGTAATATCGAAATTCAATTAGATCTTGTTAAAGACTATAAAACAAACGTAGCGCTTTATCCAAAATTCCAAGAGTACTTTAGAACTTATCAGCCAAAAACCTTACTAGTCTGGGGAGATAAAGATCCCTATTTCTTACCTGAAGGAGCCAAGGCTTATAAAAAGGATTTAACTAAGGCTACCCTAAAATTCTATGATACTGGTCACTTCGCTTTAGAGACTCACACAAATGAAATTGGATTAGAAATCCTTGAATTTTTAAATACCCTGTCAAATTAA